The following proteins come from a genomic window of Gordonia westfalica:
- a CDS encoding DUF3043 domain-containing protein, translating into MKLPWKKDETSEESGESSVTTFVADDAATEDSAPVKGSKTTPGKGRPTPKRREAEKRRGPVAPPPTNRSEARARKKELKSTLTKEEKKQLSAERRAKRLEQRERMMEGDEAYLMPRDKGPVRRYTRDMVDSRRNFAGLFMPFAILLIVLMFLVPQAAALTNLILVAFVVLMAVDGVILGRLVNRRVAERYPDSADGGFKLGWYAFTRAMQLRKMRAPKPSVSRGDEV; encoded by the coding sequence GTGAAGCTGCCATGGAAAAAGGACGAAACGTCGGAGGAATCCGGCGAGAGCTCGGTGACCACGTTCGTCGCGGACGACGCGGCCACCGAGGACTCCGCGCCGGTCAAGGGCAGCAAGACCACCCCCGGCAAGGGGCGCCCGACGCCGAAGCGTCGTGAGGCCGAGAAGCGCCGTGGTCCCGTCGCGCCGCCCCCGACCAACCGGTCCGAGGCCCGCGCACGCAAGAAGGAGCTGAAGAGCACCCTCACCAAGGAGGAGAAGAAGCAGCTCTCCGCGGAGCGGCGCGCCAAGCGTCTCGAGCAGCGTGAGCGGATGATGGAGGGCGACGAGGCCTACCTCATGCCCCGCGACAAGGGCCCGGTCCGTCGCTACACCCGCGACATGGTCGACTCACGACGCAACTTCGCCGGCCTGTTCATGCCGTTCGCGATCCTGCTGATCGTGCTGATGTTCCTGGTGCCGCAGGCGGCGGCCCTTACCAACCTGATCCTCGTCGCCTTCGTCGTGCTGATGGCCGTCGACGGTGTGATCCTCGGCCGTCTCGTGAATCGTCGTGTGGCCGAACGCTATCCGGACTCGGCGGACGGCGGGTTCAAGCTCGGCTGGTACGCGTTCACCCGAGCCATGCAGCTCCGGAAGATGCGTGCGCCCAAGCCTTCGGTGTCGCGCGGCGACGAAGTCTGA
- the cobT gene encoding nicotinate-nucleotide--dimethylbenzimidazole phosphoribosyltransferase — translation MADRATRTLVLGGVRSGKSAYGESLLRAHQQIRYLATGPVTTSDAEWTARVDTHRRRRDDRYTTIETTDLVGALRAAPDIPALIDDLGNWLTARIDAVDGWDSGSEIDLDADIAELCEALRAMDADVVLISSEVGLSLVPPTPAGRLFQDLLGTLNSAVAQVSDRVSLVVAGRVLDLPRASTAEDSARATVSAAAPVTIAPVATPAPVTPGPVTEPTPVTTDGELPDPTDAEVFGPITPPSEAIALEARERQATLTKPPGSLGRLEEIGVWISACQGQCPPAPITSPSVVVFAGDHGVARGGVSAFPPEVTAQMVANIESGGAAVNVMAARVGATVTVVDMSVDADTAPHLSTFKVRRSSEDLRTTDSISLAEARAALAAGRAIADRLIDSGSDLLIAGEMGIGNTTPATVLIGALTRREPVEIVGRGTGIDDHGWMRKTAAIRDGMRRARKVVHDPLALLAAVGGADLTATAGFLAQAALRRTPVILDGVVITAAAMVANELAPGAMRWWISGHRSVEPAHQIALDHLDLEPVLDLSMRLGEGSGAVLALPVVQSAADILISMATFAEAGVTDRDDSAGPEAAPESI, via the coding sequence ATGGCCGATCGCGCTACGCGCACACTCGTCCTGGGCGGTGTGCGTTCGGGTAAATCCGCATACGGCGAGTCGCTCCTCCGCGCGCATCAGCAGATCCGTTACCTGGCCACCGGCCCGGTGACCACCTCCGACGCCGAGTGGACGGCGCGGGTCGACACCCACCGCCGACGTCGCGACGACCGGTACACGACGATCGAGACCACCGATCTCGTCGGGGCATTGCGTGCCGCACCCGACATCCCGGCACTCATCGACGACCTCGGGAACTGGCTCACCGCCCGGATCGACGCCGTCGACGGTTGGGATTCGGGCTCGGAGATCGACCTCGACGCCGACATCGCCGAACTCTGCGAGGCGCTGCGGGCGATGGACGCCGACGTGGTGCTGATCAGTTCCGAGGTCGGACTCTCCCTGGTCCCCCCGACCCCTGCGGGCCGGCTGTTCCAGGATCTGCTGGGCACGCTCAACTCGGCGGTCGCGCAGGTGTCCGACCGGGTGTCGCTCGTGGTCGCGGGCCGCGTGCTCGACCTGCCGCGCGCTTCGACTGCCGAAGACTCCGCCCGCGCAACGGTTTCCGCCGCGGCGCCGGTCACCATCGCACCGGTTGCCACCCCGGCCCCGGTCACGCCCGGGCCGGTCACCGAACCCACGCCGGTCACGACCGACGGCGAGCTCCCCGATCCCACCGACGCCGAGGTCTTCGGACCGATCACTCCCCCGAGCGAGGCGATCGCCCTCGAAGCCCGCGAACGCCAGGCGACGCTGACCAAGCCGCCGGGTTCGCTGGGACGCCTCGAGGAGATCGGCGTCTGGATCTCCGCTTGCCAGGGTCAGTGCCCGCCCGCCCCGATCACCTCGCCGAGCGTCGTCGTCTTCGCCGGCGACCACGGCGTCGCCCGCGGTGGTGTCTCCGCGTTCCCGCCCGAGGTCACCGCGCAGATGGTCGCGAACATCGAGTCCGGTGGAGCCGCGGTCAACGTGATGGCCGCTCGTGTCGGGGCCACGGTCACGGTCGTGGACATGTCCGTCGACGCCGACACCGCTCCCCACCTCTCGACGTTCAAGGTCCGCCGCAGCAGCGAGGACCTGCGCACCACCGACTCGATCAGCCTCGCCGAGGCCCGCGCGGCGCTGGCCGCCGGCCGGGCGATCGCCGATCGGCTCATCGACTCGGGCAGCGACCTGCTGATCGCCGGCGAGATGGGCATCGGCAACACCACCCCGGCGACCGTTCTGATCGGTGCGCTCACACGGCGCGAGCCGGTCGAGATCGTCGGGCGCGGAACGGGTATCGACGACCACGGTTGGATGCGGAAGACCGCCGCGATCCGCGACGGGATGCGCCGCGCCCGCAAGGTGGTCCACGATCCGCTCGCCCTGCTCGCCGCAGTGGGCGGCGCGGACCTGACGGCCACCGCGGGCTTCCTCGCCCAGGCCGCGCTCCGTCGCACACCCGTGATCCTCGACGGCGTCGTGATCACCGCGGCCGCGATGGTCGCCAACGAGCTGGCCCCCGGTGCGATGCGCTGGTGGATCTCCGGCCACCGCTCGGTCGAACCCGCGCACCAGATCGCGCTCGATCACCTCGACCTCGAGCCGGTCCTCGACCTGTCGATGCGACTCGGCGAGGGCAGCGGGGCGGTCCTCGCGTTGCCGGTCGTGCAGTCGGCCGCCGACATCCTCATCTCGATGGCGACCTTCGCCGAGGCCGGCGTGACCGACCGCGACGACTCCGCCGGACCCGAAGCCGCCCCCGAGTCGATCTGA
- a CDS encoding adenosylcobinamide-GDP ribazoletransferase, with product MIAPLRAVRTALCWMTVLPVGTGTCPDEAPDRPLGGAVMSALPVVGIVVGAAASVLALGLSYTDAPVALVGILVVVLCAALTRGMHLDGLADTADGLGCYGPPERVAEVMRSGTVGPFGVATLVLALGVQAAGFTGLVGESRWYEIAFAVALGRIGAVVGTRRSISPAHPNGFGALVAGTQRLSIPVWCLVAAAAAVPIGLRDNGSGVDLAAVAQGLLVVLAVVAFAWVFTRHCARRMGGLNGDVLGATIELGVALAVVGLLI from the coding sequence ATGATCGCGCCACTCCGGGCCGTTCGGACCGCGCTGTGCTGGATGACCGTCCTCCCCGTCGGCACGGGTACCTGCCCGGACGAGGCTCCCGATCGCCCACTGGGCGGTGCGGTGATGTCCGCGCTCCCCGTCGTCGGCATCGTGGTGGGTGCCGCCGCATCGGTCCTGGCTCTCGGACTGTCGTACACCGACGCGCCGGTCGCACTCGTCGGCATCCTGGTCGTCGTCCTGTGTGCAGCGCTCACTCGCGGAATGCATCTCGACGGTCTGGCCGACACCGCCGACGGGCTCGGATGCTACGGACCGCCGGAGCGGGTCGCCGAGGTCATGCGCAGCGGGACCGTCGGCCCGTTCGGTGTCGCGACCCTGGTTCTCGCCCTGGGCGTGCAGGCAGCCGGATTCACCGGCCTCGTCGGCGAATCACGTTGGTATGAGATCGCTTTCGCCGTCGCCCTGGGAAGGATCGGCGCCGTGGTCGGCACCCGGAGGTCGATCTCCCCCGCCCATCCGAACGGTTTCGGCGCCCTCGTCGCCGGCACCCAACGACTCTCGATCCCGGTGTGGTGCCTGGTCGCCGCCGCGGCCGCGGTCCCGATCGGTCTGCGCGACAACGGGTCCGGCGTCGATCTCGCCGCCGTCGCACAGGGACTCCTCGTCGTCCTCGCGGTCGTGGCGTTCGCGTGGGTGTTCACCCGGCACTGTGCACGGCGCATGGGCGGACTGAACGGCGACGTCCTGGGCGCGACCATCGAACTCGGTGTCGCCCTGGCCGTCGTCGGCCTGCTCATCTGA
- a CDS encoding IS1380 family transposase, which yields MKVSHSFSATSALFDDDNLVSHAGLVPVMELARSTGVAALLAKRVDLGTTRVASAGANLEAKLLTVIAGLCCGADSIDDLGIVRSGGHRRLFDRVYAPATIGQTLREFTPGHARQLNAVMTRSLPAMCARAGLLPTNGARVFVDIDSLLRPVYGYQKTGASYGHAKIAGRELLRRGLSPLIATLSAPEYPPVIANAWLRAGRAASGAGAATMIAQTIATARRCGAAGEITVRADAAYGSAEVMATCQRLGATFSLVLRTNTAITRAISAIGEDAWTPVVYPGAVTDPDTGALISDAEIAETTYTVRPLSPHPITARLIVRRVKAHHPADTDTLMPAWRYHSFFTNTTDDTITADINHRAHAVIETVFADLIDGPLAHLPSGVFGANAAWLALTAISHNLMRTLAALTSSARLRAARGATLRRTLVAVPARLARPARTPILHLPRHWPWHHAFTTLWTAVNTP from the coding sequence GTGAAAGTATCACACAGCTTCTCGGCCACGTCCGCACTCTTTGACGACGACAATCTCGTGTCGCATGCCGGGCTGGTACCGGTGATGGAATTGGCGCGCTCGACCGGGGTGGCCGCGCTGCTGGCCAAACGGGTCGATCTGGGCACCACCCGGGTCGCCTCAGCCGGAGCCAACTTGGAAGCGAAACTGCTGACCGTGATCGCCGGGTTATGTTGCGGCGCGGACAGTATCGACGACCTCGGCATCGTCCGCAGCGGCGGGCACCGACGCTTGTTCGACCGCGTGTACGCCCCGGCCACGATCGGACAAACCCTGCGTGAGTTCACTCCCGGGCATGCCCGACAACTCAACGCCGTGATGACCCGCTCCCTGCCGGCGATGTGCGCCCGGGCAGGGTTGTTGCCCACTAACGGTGCCCGAGTGTTCGTCGATATCGATTCCCTGCTGCGTCCGGTCTATGGCTATCAGAAGACCGGCGCCTCCTACGGACACGCCAAGATCGCCGGACGTGAACTGCTGCGTCGGGGTCTGTCGCCGCTGATCGCCACCCTCAGCGCACCCGAGTACCCACCGGTGATCGCTAACGCCTGGCTGCGCGCCGGCCGCGCCGCCTCCGGTGCCGGGGCCGCAACGATGATCGCGCAAACCATCGCCACCGCCCGGCGTTGCGGGGCCGCCGGTGAGATCACCGTGCGCGCTGATGCGGCCTACGGATCAGCTGAGGTGATGGCTACCTGCCAACGCCTGGGAGCCACGTTCTCGCTGGTCCTACGGACCAACACCGCGATCACCCGCGCGATCTCAGCCATCGGCGAGGATGCCTGGACCCCAGTGGTCTATCCCGGGGCGGTCACCGACCCCGACACCGGCGCGTTGATCTCTGATGCCGAAATCGCCGAAACCACCTACACGGTCAGACCACTCTCGCCACACCCGATCACCGCCCGACTCATCGTGCGGCGAGTCAAAGCACACCACCCTGCCGACACCGACACCCTGATGCCGGCATGGCGGTATCACTCGTTTTTCACCAACACCACCGACGACACCATCACCGCCGACATCAATCACCGCGCCCACGCCGTCATCGAGACCGTGTTCGCCGACCTCATCGACGGACCACTGGCCCATCTACCCTCCGGCGTCTTCGGCGCCAACGCCGCCTGGCTGGCCCTGACCGCCATCAGCCACAACCTCATGCGCACCCTCGCCGCGCTCACCAGCTCGGCCAGACTGCGCGCCGCGCGCGGAGCGACACTACGACGCACCCTGGTCGCCGTACCCGCCCGACTGGCCCGACCAGCACGAACACCCATCCTGCACCTACCCCGACACTGGCCCTGGCACCACGCATTCACCACCCTGTGGACCGCGGTGAACACCCCCTGA
- a CDS encoding IS3 family transposase (programmed frameshift), with amino-acid sequence MPKKIDPEVRSRALRLLETHGGEYTSLTAAAEAIAKQVGVGGETVRRWAVQAQIDAGARSGTTTKESAEIKRLKAENKQLREDVAILKAATNFLRGGTRPPQPMIVAFIDQMRANGFAVESICRVLRGQGCQIAARTYRAWRSRTPAARTVSDAHVVDAVRTVVWRTGDDGRRKMTPEGLYGRVKMRAHLHRTTLPGVSYGAVDRAMKVLGHQGIRRSKGVRTTVRSADGVRAEDLLNRQFSAAEPNRVWVTDFTYCRTWAGWVYVVFIIDVFSRRIVAWHASTSKSVELVTVPLRMALWQRNREGHPVKAAELIHHSDAGSQYTSVTLTERLRLEDIAASIGSVGDAYDNALAESVNGLYKTECIRTTIFHSGPYRTISDVEFATAGWVDWYNNSRLHSSIGQIPPTEFETLHYAGLGPEDQPTLEAAQNLG; translated from the exons ATGCCTAAGAAAATCGACCCGGAGGTCCGTTCGAGGGCCTTGCGGTTGCTGGAGACCCACGGCGGCGAGTACACGTCGTTGACTGCCGCGGCCGAAGCGATCGCCAAGCAGGTCGGTGTCGGCGGGGAGACGGTACGTCGATGGGCCGTACAAGCCCAGATCGATGCCGGCGCCCGCTCCGGGACCACTACGAAGGAGTCCGCCGAGATCAAGCGCCTCAAGGCCGAGAACAAGCAGTTACGAGAAGACGTTGCCATTCTGAAAGCAGCGACAA ACTTTCTTCGCGGGGGAACTCGACCCCCGCAACCGATGATCGTGGCGTTCATAGATCAAATGCGCGCCAACGGGTTTGCGGTCGAGTCGATCTGCCGGGTCCTGCGTGGGCAGGGCTGCCAGATTGCCGCACGAACCTACCGGGCATGGCGATCACGCACGCCTGCCGCACGGACGGTCTCTGATGCCCACGTCGTCGATGCGGTGCGCACTGTCGTCTGGCGCACCGGTGACGACGGCCGGCGGAAGATGACTCCCGAGGGCCTCTACGGGCGGGTGAAGATGCGCGCCCATCTGCATCGCACAACTCTGCCTGGGGTGTCCTATGGCGCCGTTGATCGAGCGATGAAAGTGTTAGGCCACCAAGGAATTCGACGGTCGAAGGGAGTCCGAACGACCGTCAGATCCGCTGATGGTGTCCGCGCGGAGGATCTGTTGAACCGACAGTTCAGTGCTGCCGAACCGAACCGGGTTTGGGTGACCGATTTCACCTACTGCCGGACCTGGGCTGGGTGGGTGTATGTGGTGTTCATCATCGACGTGTTCTCCCGTCGAATCGTGGCATGGCATGCCTCGACATCGAAGTCGGTGGAGTTGGTGACAGTCCCGCTTCGGATGGCACTGTGGCAGCGCAATCGGGAAGGGCATCCGGTGAAAGCTGCTGAGCTTATTCATCATTCGGATGCCGGAAGTCAGTACACATCGGTTACACTGACTGAGCGTCTGCGACTCGAAGACATCGCAGCGTCGATCGGATCGGTCGGGGACGCCTACGACAACGCGCTGGCCGAGTCGGTGAACGGCTTGTACAAGACCGAGTGCATCCGGACCACGATCTTCCACTCCGGCCCGTACCGGACGATCTCCGACGTCGAGTTCGCGACCGCTGGTTGGGTCGACTGGTACAACAACAGCAGGTTGCACTCGAGTATTGGCCAGATTCCCCCGACCGAGTTCGAAACGCTCCACTACGCTGGCCTCGGCCCCGAGGACCAGCCCACATTGGAGGCGGCACAAAACCTAGGGTGA
- a CDS encoding IS1380 family transposase, with protein sequence MMVDPTRTESVVTTSGAVLLTKTVDVSGLGADLTAAMAPWRTTAAVHDPAKIVLDLAMTLAAGGDCVADVAAVRAQPQVYGQVASDPTMSRVITRLAADVEAVSTAISAARAAARERVWATARPLEGIAGSVDGGLVIVDLDATTVTAGSAKEQAQKTYKRVFGHSPMCSFVDHGAFGTGETLHLDLRRGGASPKGADMHIAALEAALAQLPAAERAQVLIRTDSAGCAKKFLAHLAEQNLQYSVGFTISELVKDALAMLSEAAWVTAITNDDADPRADAQVAEITLPRPVRDGETAYEPWPPGMRLIVRREYPHNGAQHLITDIEGRRYTVFATNTRGRGWTLPTLELRHRQRARAEDRIRCLKDTGMANLPFDSFAKNQLWLDIVALASDLLAWTQTLGYHRHHPIRRWEPKRLRHRLLTVAGKIITHARTTTLQLPTDWPYNHHIRHGWQRLAA encoded by the coding sequence ATGATGGTGGACCCCACGCGCACGGAGTCGGTGGTGACGACCTCGGGCGCAGTGTTGCTGACGAAAACCGTGGACGTCTCGGGCCTGGGCGCTGACCTGACCGCGGCCATGGCGCCGTGGCGGACAACGGCCGCCGTCCACGACCCGGCCAAGATCGTGCTGGATCTGGCGATGACCTTGGCCGCCGGTGGTGACTGCGTGGCCGATGTGGCCGCGGTCCGGGCTCAGCCACAGGTGTACGGGCAGGTGGCCTCGGATCCCACGATGTCGCGGGTGATCACCCGGCTAGCTGCTGATGTCGAGGCAGTCAGTACCGCGATCAGTGCGGCTCGCGCCGCAGCGCGGGAGCGGGTGTGGGCCACCGCCCGCCCGTTGGAGGGCATCGCGGGCAGCGTCGATGGCGGGCTGGTGATCGTCGATCTCGATGCCACGACCGTGACGGCCGGCTCGGCGAAAGAACAGGCCCAGAAAACCTATAAACGGGTGTTCGGGCATTCCCCGATGTGTTCGTTCGTCGACCACGGCGCCTTCGGCACCGGGGAGACCCTGCACCTGGACCTACGGCGTGGAGGTGCCTCACCCAAGGGTGCCGACATGCACATCGCGGCCCTCGAGGCGGCGTTGGCCCAGCTACCCGCCGCCGAACGCGCCCAGGTGCTCATACGTACCGATTCGGCCGGGTGTGCCAAGAAGTTCCTGGCCCACCTGGCCGAGCAGAATCTGCAGTACTCGGTCGGGTTCACCATCTCCGAACTGGTCAAAGACGCGTTGGCCATGCTGTCTGAAGCTGCCTGGGTCACCGCGATCACCAACGACGATGCCGATCCACGCGCTGATGCCCAGGTCGCCGAGATCACCCTGCCGCGCCCGGTCCGTGATGGAGAAACCGCCTACGAACCCTGGCCACCCGGGATGCGGCTGATCGTGCGCCGCGAATACCCCCACAACGGAGCCCAACACCTCATCACCGACATCGAGGGCCGCCGCTACACCGTGTTCGCCACCAACACCCGCGGCCGCGGCTGGACCCTGCCGACCCTGGAACTACGTCACCGCCAACGCGCCCGCGCCGAAGACCGTATCCGCTGCCTCAAAGACACCGGCATGGCCAACCTGCCCTTCGACTCATTCGCCAAAAATCAACTCTGGCTCGACATCGTCGCCCTGGCCTCCGACCTGCTCGCCTGGACCCAAACCCTGGGCTACCACCGCCACCACCCCATCCGCCGCTGGGAACCCAAACGCCTGCGCCACCGCCTGCTCACCGTCGCCGGCAAAATCATCACCCACGCCCGCACCACCACCCTGCAACTACCCACCGACTGGCCCTACAACCACCACATACGCCACGGCTGGCAACGCCTCGCCGCGTAA